DNA from Verrucomicrobiia bacterium:
CCGCCATTATTTCCGTCGGCCCGCCGTCAATTGGCCCGCCACTGGACATGCTGGTAAGCCACCCCCGCTCCCCCACAAAGATGCCGCCAAACAAACCCGAAAGTTGCGCATCGGCGGGCACGGCATGGTACAGGTCCTTGACCTGCCCGTAGTGCTCCACGTGATGCAAAAGTACTCCGTTGGCATACCGGCAGGTCAAAGTAGGAAAAACGCCATCGGCAGGATGATGAATCTCCACCGGGCCGCTTTCTTCCATGCCCAACGCGTATTGAATGACATCCGCCGCATGGGAATGAAACCAGGTGGAAGAGGCCAGCCCAAAATCCTCGTGAAATGACCACGGCACCACGCCCGGCGGCGGGTTGATGTGATAAAGTGGATGGTAAGGATGCCAGGGCGCCGGGCCAACCCACAAATCCCAGTCCAGACCTGCCGGCACCGGCTCGGCGGGCAAATCCACCGCCACGGGTATCTGCAAACGCCCCAGCTCGTTCCACGCTGCCGCGCGGGCATAAGGCTTGATGCGATCTCCCAAAAAGGCGGCGAGCGGATGCCAGATGGTAAACACAGACTTGATCCGCCCCAGGCCACCCTGGCGCACGAATTGGCAGATTTTGCGAATGACGGGAATGGAGCGGTACTGGGTGCCGGTTTGAAAAACCCGCCCGAAACGGCGAACGGCCTTGACTATTTCGCGCCCTTCCGACAGCGAGAGCGAAACTGGTTTTTCGCAATAAATATCCTTGCCGGCGCGGGCCGCATCCATGGCTTGCAGGGCGTGCCAGTGATCCGGGGTGGCGATCAGCACGGCATCCAGATCGGCTCGTTGTAACAACTCCCGATAATCGTTATAGGCCACACAACCCAGATAGTTCTCCCGCTGACGCGCCTGCGCGTAGATTTCGTTGACTAGCCGGCAGCCTTGCTCGCGCCGCGCCTGGTCCACATCGCAGACCCCCAGGACTTGCGCCTGCCGGTCGTTGGCCATGCGGTTGACATGACCGGCCCCCATCAAGCCGCGTCCAATAATGCCCACCGTAATCCGCTCGGAAGGCGGTCGAAACCCATTCCGGCCCAGGGCCGCGGCGGAGGCCAGTTGCGGAAAAGTCAGCACTCCCACTGCAAGTTGCTGCAGGAAGTGGCGTCGAGAATTGGCGCTTGGTGCACCAGCTAAGGGACGGGAAGGGATCATGCAACAAGAGACAGTACCGCCTGCTCGCAGGCACGCGTTGTTTCCAGTGCCGACGCAGTCAACGAAACGGCAATCATAACCGGTCGGATACCTTGCTCTTTCAGCACAGGCAGGCATTCCCCCGCCTGGCCGGCATGGCCAATCTCAACCGCCAACAGTCGCTCCCGCAAGGCCAGCACAGCCCGGCGAGGGGCAATGCTTCGCGCCACGCCATAGGTGCAGTCCCACCACACACCCACTTCAGCCGGGGTGAGCTGGCATACCTTTTGCGCCTGCATTAGAGGCTGAACCGCATCCGGCCTCACCGCCAGACGTACTTCAGCATCCACCGCACACTTTGCCGCCTTGGAGATGTCCCCCACCCGGGAAGCAGGCACCACCAACAGCTCGCACCCCATGCGCCGGGCGAAGTCGAAAACGGCGCGGCACTGGGCTTCATCTGCAGGCAGCTCCGGCGTTTCGCAGGCCAGCAGGCGCACCCCTGCGGCGTCCAGCTTGAAGCGCAACTGGCGCCGATGCTCACTGCTCAGGTTGGCATCGAACGGCTGTAACAGACCTTCCCCCAACGGTTGCATCATCCCCGCCGTCACACATAGCAAACCCAGA
Protein-coding regions in this window:
- a CDS encoding Gfo/Idh/MocA family oxidoreductase gives rise to the protein MLTFPQLASAAALGRNGFRPPSERITVGIIGRGLMGAGHVNRMANDRQAQVLGVCDVDQARREQGCRLVNEIYAQARQRENYLGCVAYNDYRELLQRADLDAVLIATPDHWHALQAMDAARAGKDIYCEKPVSLSLSEGREIVKAVRRFGRVFQTGTQYRSIPVIRKICQFVRQGGLGRIKSVFTIWHPLAAFLGDRIKPYARAAAWNELGRLQIPVAVDLPAEPVPAGLDWDLWVGPAPWHPYHPLYHINPPPGVVPWSFHEDFGLASSTWFHSHAADVIQYALGMEESGPVEIHHPADGVFPTLTCRYANGVLLHHVEHYGQVKDLYHAVPADAQLSGLFGGIFVGERGWLTSMSSGGPIDGGPTEIMAELGLHNRQVQPGANDHHANWLECIRNRRQPSAHEEIGHRAAALGQLVIMAWKLGRSLKWDPEKEEFIGDATANRLRHKTYREPWLI